From a single Arthrobacter sp. SLBN-112 genomic region:
- a CDS encoding alpha/beta hydrolase, whose product MDIRDTRETGSGAGIRGAAEGGLQSDQVTAVPAHQPVLSVLEAAGDTRGVVLVLHGGKAHSRDPVEARHLSPARMIPFARHLHRAGRKHGLAVWSLRNSVRGWNGPDMSPLQDARWALRQISERHPDVPVFLLGHSMGGLTAVCAADHPQVEAVVALAPWLSPATPATAVAGRKVLIIHGTTDHMTSPSQSLAFARRASADAGSMQYVALKGVGHFMLRKVRVWQTLATGFVIKSFAESTGAAVRPSPAFSQLLPDSSVQVTL is encoded by the coding sequence ATGGACATCCGTGATACGCGGGAAACCGGCAGCGGGGCAGGAATTCGCGGGGCCGCCGAAGGTGGATTGCAGTCGGATCAAGTGACAGCGGTACCCGCCCACCAGCCTGTCCTGAGTGTCCTCGAGGCAGCAGGTGACACCAGGGGCGTGGTCCTGGTCCTGCACGGCGGCAAGGCCCACAGCCGGGATCCGGTGGAGGCCCGGCACCTCAGCCCGGCCCGGATGATCCCCTTCGCCAGGCACCTGCACCGCGCCGGCCGGAAGCACGGACTGGCCGTCTGGTCCCTGCGCAACAGCGTCCGCGGCTGGAACGGCCCTGACATGTCCCCGCTGCAGGACGCCCGCTGGGCCCTGCGGCAGATCAGCGAACGCCATCCGGACGTTCCGGTCTTCCTGCTGGGCCACTCCATGGGCGGCCTGACAGCCGTATGCGCAGCGGACCACCCCCAGGTGGAGGCCGTGGTGGCGCTTGCTCCGTGGCTGAGCCCGGCAACTCCCGCCACCGCCGTCGCCGGAAGGAAAGTCCTGATCATCCACGGCACCACGGACCACATGACCAGCCCCTCGCAGTCCCTTGCCTTCGCCCGCCGGGCCTCTGCAGATGCGGGGAGCATGCAGTACGTGGCACTCAAGGGCGTGGGGCATTTCATGCTCCGGAAGGTCCGAGTGTGGCAGACCCTCGCCACCGGCTTCGTCATCAAGTCCTTTGCGGAGAGCACGGGCGCCGCGGTCCGGCCGTCGCCGGCCTTCTCGCAGCTGCTGCCGGACTCATCCGTCCAGGTCACCCTCTAG
- a CDS encoding YibE/F family protein: MAARSKANRILAAVLIPLALLTLAGMAALWPSGSKEGVSLANPYSTAPGVTFDTGTIQNVVTENCTQGLSQQGTGQQGTGQQGSQQGSTQQPPGQGSDCTFAFTEPDKGGSPVRVVINPDVASSHGVKPGDQIRYLNLSNAQGATGSQGSPAFIFVDFVRTLPIVLLAVLYAAVVIAVARWRGLRALVGLVGAYFVLANFLLPGLVEGKPPLLLALVGSTVIMIGVLYFAHGFSARTSTALLGTIFGLAITALLAAWATDAANLAGVGSHDAATLVNTSANISISGVILCGLIISGLGVLNDVTITQSSAVWELYELAPASSARKLFTSAMRIGRDHIASTVYTIAFAYAGAALPILIIVMLYDRPLMDTLTSAELSEEVIRTLVGSIGLVLAIPVTTLIAVLVVKATGIKAPDAVPVSGAVRDGKRGTKHDDGHVHTDDVTDTGALAAAVLEERTRRTAVEPADEPATRRGRRADRG; encoded by the coding sequence ATGGCTGCCCGCAGCAAGGCGAACCGCATCCTTGCCGCGGTGCTCATTCCGCTGGCGCTGCTGACCCTCGCCGGGATGGCCGCGTTGTGGCCGTCCGGCAGCAAGGAAGGCGTCTCGCTGGCCAACCCCTATTCCACGGCCCCCGGGGTCACGTTCGATACGGGCACCATCCAGAACGTGGTGACCGAGAACTGCACGCAGGGCCTCAGCCAGCAGGGCACAGGCCAGCAGGGAACCGGCCAACAAGGCAGCCAGCAGGGTTCCACGCAGCAGCCGCCGGGGCAGGGCTCGGACTGCACCTTCGCCTTCACCGAGCCGGACAAGGGCGGAAGTCCGGTGAGGGTGGTCATCAACCCGGATGTGGCCTCCTCCCACGGCGTTAAGCCCGGAGACCAGATCCGCTACCTGAATCTCTCCAACGCCCAAGGCGCCACGGGGTCGCAGGGCTCCCCGGCCTTCATCTTCGTGGACTTCGTCCGGACGCTGCCGATTGTCCTGCTTGCCGTGCTCTACGCGGCGGTGGTCATCGCCGTCGCCAGGTGGCGCGGACTCCGGGCCCTGGTCGGGCTGGTGGGCGCCTACTTCGTGCTCGCAAACTTCCTGCTTCCGGGCCTGGTGGAAGGCAAGCCGCCGCTGCTGCTGGCGCTGGTGGGTTCCACGGTGATCATGATCGGGGTGCTGTACTTTGCCCACGGATTCTCCGCGCGCACCTCCACGGCACTCCTGGGCACCATCTTCGGCCTGGCCATCACCGCCCTGCTGGCTGCCTGGGCCACCGACGCCGCCAACCTCGCAGGGGTGGGCAGCCACGACGCCGCCACCCTGGTGAACACCTCGGCAAACATCTCCATTTCCGGCGTGATCCTCTGCGGACTCATCATCTCGGGCCTGGGCGTCCTCAACGATGTCACCATCACCCAGTCCTCGGCGGTGTGGGAACTCTATGAGCTGGCACCGGCCAGCAGTGCCCGGAAGCTGTTCACCTCGGCCATGCGGATCGGCCGCGACCACATCGCCTCCACCGTGTACACCATCGCCTTCGCGTACGCCGGCGCCGCACTGCCCATCCTGATCATCGTCATGCTCTACGACCGGCCGCTGATGGACACCCTCACCAGCGCCGAACTCTCCGAAGAGGTCATCCGAACCCTGGTGGGTTCGATCGGGCTGGTCCTGGCCATCCCGGTCACCACCCTGATCGCCGTGCTCGTCGTGAAGGCCACCGGGATCAAGGCACCAGACGCCGTGCCAGTAAGCGGTGCGGTCCGGGATGGAAAGAGGGGTACAAAGCACGACGACGGGCACGTCCATACGGACGACGTCACGGACACGGGGGCGCTCGCCGCCGCCGTGCTTGAGGAACGCACCCGGCGCACCGCCGTCGAACCCGCGGATGAACCAGCCACCCGGCGGGGCCGCCGGGCCGACCGCGGCTGA
- a CDS encoding globin domain-containing protein produces MLSDTAYPVIQATLPVVGENIQDIASRFYGHMFEEHPELLNGLFNRGNQADGRQQQALAGSIAAFAGFLVNDPTHLPDHLLSRIAHKHVSLGLSPEQYQVVHDNLMWAIVDVLGDAVTPEVAAAWDEVYWLMANMLINKERGLYDAVRLSPETVWRTWRVAEKIQETGDVVSFVVERTDEREVKPSLPGQYVTLRMQMPDGVLQPRQYSLTQADDGQHRRFAVKRVRTDGKPDGEMSNLLHDHVDVGDEVTLSAPFGDVVLEYTDRPVVLASAGIGITPMAGMLSHLVKAGSQRKVMFLHADDSPASFALRNQVTADLAALPDASLNTWFLDPDGAQSSTSEAGGTVRSGFMNIKDVQLPSDAEYYLCGPVPFMQAVRTALVGAGVRPKDIQYEVFGPDLWLADFQ; encoded by the coding sequence GTGCTGTCAGACACCGCATACCCCGTGATCCAGGCGACCCTTCCCGTCGTCGGCGAAAACATCCAGGACATCGCCTCCCGCTTCTATGGCCACATGTTCGAGGAACATCCCGAACTGCTCAACGGCCTCTTCAACCGCGGAAACCAGGCCGACGGCCGGCAGCAGCAGGCGCTGGCCGGGTCAATCGCCGCGTTTGCCGGCTTCCTCGTCAACGACCCCACGCACCTGCCGGACCACCTGCTGTCCCGCATTGCGCACAAGCACGTGTCCCTGGGCCTGAGCCCCGAGCAGTACCAGGTGGTGCACGACAACCTGATGTGGGCCATCGTCGATGTCCTCGGCGACGCAGTGACCCCGGAAGTGGCCGCGGCGTGGGACGAGGTCTACTGGCTTATGGCCAACATGCTCATCAACAAGGAACGCGGATTGTACGACGCCGTCCGGCTGAGCCCGGAGACCGTGTGGCGCACGTGGCGGGTGGCCGAAAAGATCCAGGAAACCGGCGATGTTGTCAGTTTCGTGGTGGAGCGGACCGACGAGCGGGAGGTCAAGCCCTCCCTGCCCGGACAGTACGTCACCCTCCGGATGCAGATGCCCGACGGCGTCCTGCAGCCCCGCCAGTACAGCCTCACCCAGGCCGACGACGGGCAGCACCGGCGGTTCGCCGTCAAGCGCGTGCGCACGGACGGGAAGCCGGACGGCGAGATGTCCAACCTCCTTCACGACCACGTCGACGTGGGCGATGAAGTCACCCTTTCGGCGCCCTTCGGCGACGTTGTGCTCGAATACACGGACCGGCCCGTGGTGCTGGCAAGCGCGGGCATCGGGATCACGCCCATGGCAGGCATGCTGTCCCACCTGGTGAAGGCCGGCTCGCAGCGGAAGGTTATGTTCCTGCACGCGGACGACTCCCCTGCCTCCTTCGCGCTGCGGAACCAGGTGACGGCGGACCTTGCCGCACTGCCGGATGCGTCCCTCAATACGTGGTTCCTCGATCCGGACGGCGCCCAATCCTCCACCTCCGAGGCCGGCGGCACCGTGCGCTCAGGGTTCATGAACATCAAGGATGTCCAGCTGCCATCCGACGCCGAATATTACCTCTGCGGCCCGGTGCCCTTCATGCAAGCCGTCCGGACCGCCCTGGTGGGCGCAGGCGTCCGGCCCAAGGACATCCAGTACGAAGTCTTCGGCCCGGATCTCTGGCTGGCGGACTTCCAGTAG
- the dusB gene encoding tRNA dihydrouridine synthase DusB encodes MTVAATPPAPKLELPPLKLGPITVDTPVVLAPMAGITNSAFRRLCREYGGGMYVAEMVTSRALVERTPESLRIISHDDDEKVRSVQLYGVDPATVGAAVRMLVEEDRADHIDLNFGCPVPKVTRRGGGAALPWKIDLFTSIVQTAVREASKGNVPLTIKMRKGIDDDHLTYLDAGRIARDSGVAAVALHGRTAAQYYSGQADWSAIARLREALPDIPVLGNGDIWSAEDAVRMVRETGVDGVVVGRGCQGRPWLFGDLQAAFEGSDVRHRPNLRQVAEGVYRHAELMVETFGDEGKALREIRKHIAWYFKGYVVGGELRTRLALVTSLEVLRDTLAELDLDSPYPGVDAEGPRGRAGSPKRPALPKDWLDSRALNDDQSRDIAAAELDVSGG; translated from the coding sequence GTGACTGTTGCAGCAACTCCTCCCGCCCCCAAGCTGGAACTCCCGCCCCTCAAGCTGGGACCCATCACCGTTGACACCCCCGTGGTCCTGGCTCCCATGGCCGGCATCACCAACTCCGCCTTCCGCAGGCTGTGCCGCGAATACGGCGGCGGCATGTACGTGGCGGAGATGGTCACCTCCCGTGCGCTGGTGGAGCGGACCCCCGAATCCCTTCGCATCATTTCCCACGACGACGACGAGAAAGTCCGCTCCGTCCAGCTCTATGGCGTGGACCCGGCCACCGTCGGCGCCGCCGTGCGGATGCTCGTGGAGGAAGACCGGGCCGACCACATCGACCTCAACTTCGGTTGCCCCGTCCCCAAGGTGACCCGGCGTGGTGGCGGGGCCGCGCTGCCCTGGAAGATCGATCTCTTCACCTCTATCGTTCAGACGGCCGTCAGGGAAGCCTCCAAGGGAAACGTCCCGCTCACCATCAAGATGCGCAAGGGCATCGACGATGACCACCTGACGTACCTCGACGCCGGCCGCATCGCCCGTGATTCCGGTGTTGCCGCCGTCGCGCTCCACGGCCGCACTGCGGCCCAGTACTACTCGGGCCAGGCTGACTGGTCCGCCATTGCGCGCCTCCGCGAGGCCCTGCCGGATATCCCGGTGCTGGGCAACGGCGACATCTGGTCCGCCGAGGACGCCGTCCGGATGGTGCGGGAGACCGGCGTGGACGGCGTGGTGGTTGGCCGCGGCTGCCAGGGGCGGCCGTGGCTCTTCGGGGACCTGCAGGCCGCATTCGAAGGCAGCGACGTCCGGCACCGGCCCAACCTGCGGCAGGTGGCAGAGGGCGTCTACCGCCACGCCGAACTGATGGTGGAAACCTTCGGCGACGAAGGCAAGGCACTGCGCGAGATCCGCAAGCACATCGCCTGGTACTTCAAGGGGTATGTGGTGGGCGGCGAACTGCGTACCCGGCTTGCCCTGGTCACCAGCCTGGAAGTGCTCCGGGACACCCTGGCCGAGCTGGACCTGGATTCGCCCTATCCCGGAGTGGACGCCGAGGGCCCGCGCGGCCGTGCCGGCTCGCCCAAGAGGCCAGCCCTCCCCAAGGACTGGCTCGACTCCCGGGCGCTGAACGATGACCAGTCCCGGGACATCGCAGCCGCCGAACTGGATGTTTCCGGTGGCTGA
- a CDS encoding deoxyguanosinetriphosphate triphosphohydrolase — translation MFPVAETPTAGTPTAALALPGYDLHDSARWVEEPPKSTYRSDFERDRARVLHSSALRRLGAKTQVVAPDTDDFVRTRLTHSLEVAQVGRELGRALGCDPDVVDTACLSHDLGHPPFGHNGESALNEVAHAIGGFEGNAQTLRLLTRLEPKVLTVDGRPAGLNLTRASLDAASKYPWSALEAPVIHGQRTSKFGAYEDDLPIFNWLREGAPERRTCLEAQVMDLADDISYSVHDVEDAIVAGHFQLRWMDNPDHRARVVGYAKQWYLPHNDPAAIDAALARLEATDVWVREADGSRKSMAALKNMTSQLIGRFCQSALETTRAVYGPENLTRYNAELMVPDETVMEIAVMKGLATTFVMTTEHRQPIYERQREVLHALVTALSATGDRHLEPMFAADWRAADDDGARLRVVIDQVASLTDGSALAMYERLVGSLPSLW, via the coding sequence ATGTTTCCGGTGGCTGAGACACCGACTGCAGGAACGCCCACCGCCGCCCTGGCGCTGCCCGGGTACGATCTGCACGATTCTGCCCGGTGGGTGGAGGAGCCGCCCAAGAGCACCTACCGTTCAGACTTCGAGCGGGACCGTGCCAGGGTGCTGCACTCCTCGGCCCTGCGCCGGCTGGGCGCCAAAACCCAGGTGGTGGCACCTGACACCGACGACTTCGTCCGCACCCGCCTCACGCACAGCCTGGAAGTGGCCCAGGTGGGCCGCGAACTGGGCCGGGCCCTGGGCTGCGATCCCGACGTGGTGGACACCGCCTGCCTCAGCCATGATCTCGGCCATCCGCCCTTCGGCCACAACGGCGAATCGGCGCTGAACGAGGTGGCGCATGCCATCGGCGGCTTCGAGGGCAACGCCCAGACCCTCCGCCTGCTCACCCGCCTCGAACCCAAGGTGCTCACGGTCGACGGCCGGCCCGCCGGACTGAACCTGACGCGCGCAAGCCTTGACGCGGCGTCGAAGTACCCGTGGTCCGCCCTGGAAGCGCCGGTGATCCACGGCCAGCGGACCAGCAAGTTCGGCGCGTATGAGGACGACCTGCCCATCTTCAACTGGCTCCGGGAGGGTGCGCCGGAGCGCCGGACCTGCCTGGAAGCCCAGGTGATGGACCTGGCGGACGACATCTCCTACTCGGTGCACGACGTGGAGGACGCGATTGTTGCCGGCCACTTCCAGCTGCGCTGGATGGACAACCCGGACCACCGCGCCCGCGTGGTGGGTTACGCCAAGCAGTGGTACCTGCCGCACAACGATCCCGCAGCCATCGATGCCGCACTCGCCCGGCTGGAGGCCACGGACGTGTGGGTGCGCGAGGCGGACGGCAGCCGCAAGTCCATGGCGGCCCTGAAAAACATGACCAGCCAGCTGATCGGCAGGTTCTGCCAGAGCGCCCTGGAAACCACGCGCGCCGTCTACGGGCCGGAGAACCTCACGCGGTACAACGCCGAACTGATGGTTCCGGACGAGACCGTCATGGAGATCGCCGTGATGAAGGGCCTTGCCACCACCTTCGTGATGACCACCGAACACCGGCAGCCCATTTACGAGCGCCAGCGGGAGGTGCTCCACGCCCTGGTGACCGCCCTCAGCGCCACCGGGGACCGGCACCTGGAACCGATGTTCGCGGCGGATTGGCGCGCGGCGGACGACGACGGCGCGCGGCTTCGCGTGGTCATCGACCAGGTGGCGTCCCTCACCGACGGTTCCGCCCTGGCCATGTATGAGCGCCTGGTGGGGAGCCTGCCCTCGCTGTGGTGA
- the dnaG gene encoding DNA primase, producing the protein MAGLIKREDIDEVRQRTDIKEVVDGYVTLKGAGLGTFKGLCPFHDERSPSFTVRPQVGRYHCFGCGEDGDVIAFVQKQDHSSFQEAVEKLAARIGYELRYEDGGTGPNREEVGRRQRLLDAHKIADEFFRAQLLTPGAAEGRTFLHGRGFDRAAAEHFGVGYAPQGWDALLKHLRGRGFTDAELKLTGMFSEGNRGIYDRFRGRLIWPIKDIAGDTIGFGARKLYEDDQGPKYLNTPETTLYKKSQVLYGIDLAKRSIAKDRQLVVVEGYTDVMACHLAGITTAVATCGTAFGTEHIKIARRLLSDDGTGGEVVFTFDGDAAGQKAALRAFEEDQRFTAQTYVAVEPTGADPCDLRLSRGDEAVHALIQSRRPLFEFAIRTTLRQFNLDTVEGRVQGLKASVPVVAAIRDASTRTGYCQALTGWLGMPDPNEVLRMVTAAVKRGETGRPAAPGQPQGGATNPSTAHSGASQAGGPGVAAGPASGAVPSYHRPDPRDPVASMERQALEVALQQPALLAGGVWDRFAAAGFATPAFQAVHDAMRATGPGLVGDPARWVEHVMHEVPEPLRPLVSELSVVPLPAHTEEAVLKYCRDILSRLFELQITRVKADKMGQLQRLDAAADPETYQRLNRELMMLEMERRALRAES; encoded by the coding sequence GTGGCTGGGCTGATCAAACGTGAAGATATCGACGAAGTACGCCAGCGCACGGACATCAAGGAAGTGGTGGACGGCTACGTCACGCTCAAGGGTGCCGGGCTGGGCACCTTCAAGGGCCTGTGCCCCTTCCACGACGAGCGCTCGCCGTCCTTTACCGTCCGTCCCCAGGTGGGCCGCTACCACTGCTTCGGCTGTGGCGAGGACGGCGACGTCATCGCCTTCGTCCAAAAGCAGGACCACAGCTCCTTCCAGGAAGCCGTGGAAAAGCTCGCCGCCCGCATCGGCTACGAGCTCCGCTACGAGGACGGCGGCACCGGCCCCAACCGCGAGGAAGTAGGACGGCGCCAGCGGCTCCTGGATGCGCACAAGATCGCGGACGAGTTCTTCCGGGCCCAACTCCTGACGCCTGGAGCCGCGGAGGGCCGGACCTTCCTGCATGGCCGGGGCTTTGACCGGGCTGCCGCCGAGCACTTCGGTGTGGGCTATGCCCCGCAAGGCTGGGACGCCCTCCTGAAGCACCTTCGCGGCCGTGGATTCACCGATGCCGAGCTCAAACTCACCGGAATGTTCAGCGAAGGCAACCGGGGGATCTACGACCGTTTCCGCGGCCGCCTCATCTGGCCGATCAAGGACATCGCCGGCGACACCATCGGCTTCGGCGCGCGCAAGCTCTACGAGGACGACCAGGGCCCCAAGTACCTCAACACCCCGGAAACCACGCTCTACAAGAAGTCACAGGTCCTGTACGGCATCGACCTCGCCAAGCGCAGCATCGCCAAGGACCGCCAGTTGGTGGTGGTGGAGGGCTACACCGACGTGATGGCCTGCCACCTTGCGGGCATCACGACGGCGGTGGCCACCTGCGGCACCGCGTTCGGCACCGAGCACATCAAGATAGCCCGCCGGCTGCTGTCCGACGACGGCACCGGGGGAGAAGTGGTGTTCACCTTTGACGGCGACGCCGCCGGCCAGAAAGCGGCCCTCCGGGCCTTCGAGGAGGACCAGCGGTTCACCGCGCAGACCTACGTGGCCGTGGAACCCACCGGCGCCGATCCCTGCGACCTCCGCCTCAGCCGGGGGGATGAAGCCGTGCACGCCCTGATCCAGTCCCGGCGTCCGTTGTTCGAGTTCGCTATCCGCACCACGCTGAGGCAGTTCAATCTGGACACCGTGGAAGGCCGTGTCCAGGGCCTGAAGGCATCCGTGCCCGTGGTTGCGGCCATCCGCGACGCCTCCACCCGGACCGGCTACTGCCAGGCGCTGACCGGCTGGCTGGGCATGCCGGACCCCAACGAGGTCCTGCGCATGGTCACCGCGGCGGTCAAGCGCGGCGAAACGGGACGTCCCGCCGCCCCGGGCCAACCGCAAGGGGGAGCCACCAACCCCTCCACGGCCCACTCCGGCGCCTCCCAGGCCGGCGGTCCCGGGGTAGCTGCGGGGCCGGCGTCGGGCGCCGTGCCCTCCTACCACCGCCCCGATCCGCGCGACCCCGTGGCCTCGATGGAACGGCAGGCGCTGGAAGTGGCGCTGCAGCAGCCCGCGCTGCTGGCAGGAGGGGTCTGGGACAGGTTCGCTGCCGCCGGGTTTGCCACCCCGGCCTTCCAGGCCGTCCATGACGCCATGAGGGCCACCGGCCCCGGGCTTGTGGGGGATCCCGCGCGCTGGGTGGAACACGTCATGCACGAGGTTCCGGAGCCGCTCCGGCCCCTGGTCTCGGAGCTTTCCGTGGTGCCGCTGCCGGCGCACACGGAGGAGGCGGTGCTGAAGTACTGCCGGGACATCCTGTCCAGGCTGTTCGAACTGCAGATTACCCGCGTCAAAGCGGACAAGATGGGCCAGCTGCAGCGCCTCGACGCCGCGGCGGACCCGGAAACCTATCAGCGGCTCAACCGAGAACTGATGATGCTGGAAATGGAACGCCGGGCACTGCGGGCGGAGTCGTAG